Below is a genomic region from Microbispora sp. ZYX-F-249.
AGCTGGATGCGTACGGAACAGGACATCACCTGAAGGAACTCGCCTGAACCGCCGCCTCCACAAGCGACCAAGGTGAGCCACACCCTCCCACGGCTCCGAGGTATCGGGCTGATCGCCGACGCCCTGAAGTCGCGAGTCGAGGGCGGTGGCAGGCCGATTGACGGTGCCAGCCCCGCTTTCCGCTGGCGGAAGGCGGGGCTCTTCACTCTCATGGGCGGTACTGGGTTCGAGCCGGTGGCCCCTCGCTTGTGAGGAGCCAAGAGCGCTCCGGGCGGTACGCCGGCCTGCGGACCGACCTGGGACCCACTCCCCCGCCAACCATCTCCGAGCTGCCCTGATGGCACGCTGATGGCATGACGGTCAGGGCCGGGGGCCGGCGCAGGAGACGTCCTTGGCCGGCAGGGTGCCCTTGATCAGGAACGCGACGGTGGCCTTGTCGGCGCAGGTCGAGCCGGTGCCGTAGACGAAGTGGCCGCCGTGCTCGACGCCGAGGAAGCCGGCGCGGTCACCCAGGGCCCTGTGCATTCCCCGGCCCGCGGCCCAGGGTGTGGCGTTGTCGCGGCGGTTCTGCAGGATCAGGATGTTGCGCGAACCGTGCGAGGTGACCTTGACCACCGGCTCGATCGGCTTCTGCGACCAGAACGCGCACGGCAGGATGTTGTTGGGCATGCCCGCGCTCAGCGGGTACTTCGCGCGGGCGGCCGCGGTGGCGTCGGCGTAGGAGTCCACCTCTCGCGACCAGGTGGTGTCCCCGCAGAGCATGGCCAGGACCATCGTGGCCTGGTTGTCCGCCGGCACGCCCTTCGCAGCCGGGGTGTCGGCGAGAATCTGCCGGAGCACGGCGACGCCCGCGTCCGCCGGGGTCTTGCCGGCGGACAGGTCGGCCGCCGCCTTCCAGAATTGCGTGAGTGGGGCAAGCATCTCGTTGCGCTGCAACATCTGGTACGTGACGCCGCGCAGCATCGCACCACTGATGGCCACCGGTGTGCCCGGCATCGTGGCCGGCTTCCGGTCGAGGCGGTCGGCCAGCGCGAGGAAGGTGTCGGTGACCTCGCCGGCGGTGCCGCCCAGCCCGAGTTCGGCGTCGTCCGCCGCGGCCACGCGGGCGGCGTCCGGGAACCGGTCGTTCATGCCCTGGTTCCAGGTGTTCAGCATCTTCGCCCACACCTTGCCCGGGTCGACGTTGCCCTCCAGCACCATCCGGTCGGTGTTGCGGGGGAACAGCGAGGCGTAGACCGCGCCGAGGTAGGTGCCGAAGGACTGGCCCCAGTAGGAGATCTTCCGCGCCCCGAGCGCCTGGCGAATGCGATCCATGTCGCGCGCTGTGTTCGCGCTGTTGAAAAAGCGGAGCTTGTCACCGATCGTGGCGCACTGCCGGGCGACGGCGCGCGCGGTGGTGACGTTGCCCTCGATCGAGCCGCCGGCCCCGGGGTAGGGGAAGATGGTGAGAAGGCTGTCGCCGGACAGACCGCAGCTCATCGGGGTGCTGTGGCCGACGCCGCGCGCGTCGAACCCGATCAGGTCGTAGGAGTCCAGCACCCCCCTCGGGAGCGTGAGCGCCATCTGGCCGGGCATGTCCAGGCCCTGCAGCCCCGGACCCCCCGGGTTGACCAGCAGGTCGCCGCGCTTCTTGCCGTGCTTGGCGGTGGCGATCCTGGAGACCGCGACGGTGATGGTCTGTCCGCCGGGGCGGCGGTAGTCCAGAGGCACCTTGACCGTGCCGCAGGTTTGCCTGGGGTCCCGTTTGGCGCCCGGCGCGGGTTCCGGACACTCACCCCACTTGATCGAAGTCTGGACCGGGCCGGTGGTCGCCACGGTCCTGGCGCCGGCCGGCTGCCCGCCGATCACCGCCCCCGCTCCCGCGACCGCGGTCAGTGCGCCGGCGACGACGACGCGTACGCGGATGGTGTTTCCCATGGTGCTGTCCTCCGAATTGCCGATGTGCCGTGATCTGGCTTCGCGGTTGACCGTGGTTGTCGGCCGCTGATGAGAAAGCTAGGAGTGGAGGGCGCTGTCCCGAATCACTGCGTTGCGGACAATCCGTGTAGCTCACATGAGGGACAAGCGCGGCGACTCGGGGATCAGAGATCGCTAGGCTCTGAGCCATGTCGGGGACCTGGGCCAGCGACCGCTTGCGGAGGTTGTGGGAGGTGTGGCGCGTCTACGACGCCACGGTGTGGGACCGGTGGCTGGCCGTCGTGTCCACCGGGCTGGCGTTCGTCCCGGCCTTGTCGATCATGAGCGTCCAGTTCGGCGACCTGTCAGGACGCCCGGCGGACGCGTTCCAGATCGTCCTGATCCTGGCCCAGACGGTGCCTCTGGCCGTGCGTACCCGATGGCCCGCCGCGTGCCTGGCGATCAACGGCACGGCTTTCGTGATCTACGAGACGCTCGGCTACCCGATGCAGTTCGGCACCGTGACGGTGTACATCGCGCTGTACTCGGTGGGCGCGCACCAGGAGCGGTTCCGGTGGGTCATCGCCGTCGTGGCATCGGCCGCGTACGTCGTGCTGTGCGTGGCCATAATCCTGCTCGGCTCACCGGTTCTGCAGAGCGACTTCCTGGTGTTCTACCTGCTTTTCGCCGCGTGCTGGCTGGGCGGCGCCTTCGTACGCGGGCAACGGCTCCAGGAGGCCGAGCGACGGCGGCTCGCCACCGAGGCCGCCGCCGCCGCGGAGCGGGCGCGCATCGCGCGGGAGCTGCACGACGTGGTGACCCACCACGTCACCGCCATCGTCGTGCAGGCCGACGCCACGCAGTTCGTGGCCACGTCGCCGGACCGCGTGGTCACGGCACTGTCCACGATCGGCGGCGCCGGCCGCCGAGCCCTGGCCGAGCTGCGGTATCTGCTGGACGTGCTGGAGGCGACCGGAGAGTCGGCCACGCCCGTCGTGGGCAGCGTGCGAGACCTGGTCGAACAGAGTCGAAGCGGCGGCCAGCCGATCGAACTGGTGGAAGACGGCGACCAGCCCCCGCTCCCGGTCGGCGTGGGGCTGGCCGTGTACCGCGTGGTGCAGGAGAGCCTGACGAACGCCGTCAAGTACGCCGAAGGCCGCCCCACCACCGTTCGCATCGGCTACCGGGACGACCGCGTGGAGGTCGAGGTGACGAACGCCGCCGCCGCGGTCCCCGTCGGCGCGAGAAGCGGCCTCTCCGGCGGCCGCGGCCTGACCGGACTGCGCGAACGGATAGGCGCGCTGGGCGGTGAGCTGTCCGCAGGCGAGCAACCGGACGGCGGTTTCCGAGTCTCCGCGTCGATCCCCGTAGGCGGTACCAGATGACCATCCGTGTCATGATCTGCGAGGACCAGGAGGTCGTCCGTACCGGCTACGTGACGGCGTTCGACGCGCAGCCGGACATGGCGGTGGTCGGCGTGGCCGCCGACGGCCCGGCCGCGGTCGAGGCGGTCACCAGCCTGAAGCCCGACGTGGTGGTCATGGACATCCACATGCCGCTGATGGACGGCATCGAGGCGACGAGGCGCATCGCCGGCCCCGGTGTCGCAGCGCCGCCGAAGGTACTGGTGGTGACCACGTTCAACGTGGACAAGTACGTCTACGAAGCCCTGCGTGCCGGAGCCAGCGGCTTCCTTCTGAAGGACGCCCCTCTCCTGGATCTGGTGAACGGCGTCCGCACCGTCGCCCGCGGAGAGTCCCTGCTGTCCCCCACCGTGACCCGTACCCTGATAGGTCGCTTCGCCGACCGCCTCCGCCCGGCCGTCCCCACCCCCGACGAGGATCCGCTGGCCGTCCTGGCTCCCCGCGAACGCGAGGTACTGCGGCTGATCGCCCGTGGCCTCTCCAACGCCGAGATAGCAGCGGAACTGGTAATCAGCTTCGAGACCGTCCGAACCTACGTCTCCCGGATCCTCACCAAACTGGACCTACGCGACCGCGTCCAGGCCGTGGTCTTCGCCTACCGCACAGGCTTCGCCGACGACGACCGCTGAAACCGACAATCGCCCCATAAGCGCGACGTCTCTGCGGCCCTGGAGATCTTGGACCGAGTCGCACGCGATCAACCACCAGGTGTGGATGAACTCGCTCAACCGACCGAGATCCAAACTGGCGCGAACCTTCAGCCAGGACGACGTCAAGACCCGCGTCGAACCCGTCTCGGTCCTCGGGCACGACCAACGCCCTACGGATGGCACGCAGATTCTTCTCCGGTAGAGGACCTTCGGGGGGGAACTCCTGCGGCTGCGCGCTCATGCCGTCAGCGTACGTACAGGCACTCGATGCGGCGCCCAGGCGAACACAGGACCAGAGGAAGTGATCGCACGCGGGACGACGTGCTACTCCAGGACGTGACTCCCCGACTACTAGGGCCGCACGAGCGCCCCACCGCCTGGCGAAGATCGAGATGAAGACCAGTGTGTAGGGGCCGTGTCAGCACCCCATGTCCGAGCGCAGGATCTCTTCATGCCTCTCGGCAAGGTCCGGCTCCGCCTAGAACGACGCGAAGAACGGGAGGTCGCGCTCCCCGGCATGCTCCCGAGATGCCTCATGGCTCACCTTCGAGACCCAAACTGATCGAACAGAGTTCTTCGTTCAACTGACTTCGTAGCTCTGCCGAATCAACGGGAACGCTTTCTCCAGGTCCGTTTGGCTTCGTACCCGAAGCTCGAGGTCCCCGGTACCAAAATGACCGATGTTCCGCATGTCCCGGCTGAAGCCCTCCTCTAACTGAACGGAGTCGGGGTCGACCTTCACGAAGATGAGGAGCTCGTTGGCTTGAGGGTGAACCTCTATGCAGGCGAAGTTCTGGGTCCGCTGGAAGGCGATGTAGAGCTTGCGGGTCTTCTTGACGACATCGTCTCCAAGCGCCTGAATCTGCCTTTCTAGCCGGTCATACAGGACGACCAGTGGCCGTCGAGCGCGGGCGAGGTTCTCCTCGACAACACTGGTCGCTGCGGGGGGCACGTCGATGTCGGCGGGCGCGGGCTCGTGCTCCATATCCACGGCGAGCAAGTCGTTGAGCGCGTCGATGACAACGTCCTGTCCATCGGCCAGCATCTCGGGGGTGAGAGACGGACGCTTCGCATAATCAGCGCCGATCACCGGGCTGAGAACCCGCTCCGCCCCGGGTAGCCGCCTGAGGTGCCGCAGGAGCCGTTCTAGACGTTCCGTGGCTACGCCCCGACCGCGCATCCACTCGAAGTTGATCGAAAGTACCGGCTTGTCCACGTCGGCGTAGATACTCCACACCGACGCCTCCGCTGCCCCCACCCGGAAGGAGGCGGTCACCGATGGGAAGGCCCCCGTACCGAATGAATATCCCCGGAAGGCGAGATGGCTCTCTGCATGGCGGTACACCGCGAGCAAGGTGTTGTACGCCGGACCTGCGCTGTTCTCGAGGCCCTGCAACAGGCTCCGTTCATCCCATTGCCCCCCTGAAGACACCAACGCCGGCCCACCGCCGTTTGTCGCCGCCTTGATGAGATCGTCAGGATTCACTGAGTCACCGAGCACCGTCAGGATCGCCTGAGCCACCTTCTCCAGCCAGTCGATAACCTCGACGACATCCCCGTCGTTCAGTTCCGCACGTGCCGGCGGCGGGGCTGGATTGCGGTCCGCCGTGTGTGCAATGCGGTTCCGCCGATCGATGATCTCGTCCAGGCGCTCCCTGATCTGATCAGGCTTGACCTGGGGCCCGGTTGCGCTCATCACTTCAGCGACCTTTCGCCAGAGGTCGCCCTCGACAACGTGCGAAAGGCCCTCCTTAATTTGGGCAGGTCTCTGATGGGTGGAGCGCGCGAACCTCTCGCCCCAGCAGCGCCGCAGCACCTCACCCAACTCCCCGTTGCCTTGGTACACGCGTTCGAAGGCATCGACCGGAATTTCCAGTTTTGAGAAACGCGGAGGCCGCGGCAGATCCGGGTTGAGCGCCAGAACTACGGCCCTCTCTGTGATCTCCCGTGTTATCCAATGGTCCAATCCAGCCACAGACTGCGACCACGCCGCTCGGTACATGTCCTCAACGTCCACCACGCCGGCGCGCATGGCAGCAAGCGCCCGCCCCGCCTTCACGAGTCCACGCGCGAAATCGAGATTTTCAAGGAACTCGTCGAACGCCGTGATGGGCTCGCTCGTCGGCATGACTTCTCCTACCGGGGGTTGCAGCAGTTTCCCTGGCGCCCCAGGGTCTATTGATCAACTGCAGGGAGACTAGGAGATCACTCTGGTGTCAGGTGGTCAAGGCAGACTTCGGGAGCGCCTGTGAAAGCGCAGAGCCGTTCGCGCTCGG
It encodes:
- a CDS encoding response regulator transcription factor, with translation MTIRVMICEDQEVVRTGYVTAFDAQPDMAVVGVAADGPAAVEAVTSLKPDVVVMDIHMPLMDGIEATRRIAGPGVAAPPKVLVVTTFNVDKYVYEALRAGASGFLLKDAPLLDLVNGVRTVARGESLLSPTVTRTLIGRFADRLRPAVPTPDEDPLAVLAPREREVLRLIARGLSNAEIAAELVISFETVRTYVSRILTKLDLRDRVQAVVFAYRTGFADDDR
- a CDS encoding DUF5655 domain-containing protein — protein: MPTSEPITAFDEFLENLDFARGLVKAGRALAAMRAGVVDVEDMYRAAWSQSVAGLDHWITREITERAVVLALNPDLPRPPRFSKLEIPVDAFERVYQGNGELGEVLRRCWGERFARSTHQRPAQIKEGLSHVVEGDLWRKVAEVMSATGPQVKPDQIRERLDEIIDRRNRIAHTADRNPAPPPARAELNDGDVVEVIDWLEKVAQAILTVLGDSVNPDDLIKAATNGGGPALVSSGGQWDERSLLQGLENSAGPAYNTLLAVYRHAESHLAFRGYSFGTGAFPSVTASFRVGAAEASVWSIYADVDKPVLSINFEWMRGRGVATERLERLLRHLRRLPGAERVLSPVIGADYAKRPSLTPEMLADGQDVVIDALNDLLAVDMEHEPAPADIDVPPAATSVVEENLARARRPLVVLYDRLERQIQALGDDVVKKTRKLYIAFQRTQNFACIEVHPQANELLIFVKVDPDSVQLEEGFSRDMRNIGHFGTGDLELRVRSQTDLEKAFPLIRQSYEVS
- a CDS encoding sensor histidine kinase; translation: MSGTWASDRLRRLWEVWRVYDATVWDRWLAVVSTGLAFVPALSIMSVQFGDLSGRPADAFQIVLILAQTVPLAVRTRWPAACLAINGTAFVIYETLGYPMQFGTVTVYIALYSVGAHQERFRWVIAVVASAAYVVLCVAIILLGSPVLQSDFLVFYLLFAACWLGGAFVRGQRLQEAERRRLATEAAAAAERARIARELHDVVTHHVTAIVVQADATQFVATSPDRVVTALSTIGGAGRRALAELRYLLDVLEATGESATPVVGSVRDLVEQSRSGGQPIELVEDGDQPPLPVGVGLAVYRVVQESLTNAVKYAEGRPTTVRIGYRDDRVEVEVTNAAAAVPVGARSGLSGGRGLTGLRERIGALGGELSAGEQPDGGFRVSASIPVGGTR
- a CDS encoding alpha/beta hydrolase, which translates into the protein MGNTIRVRVVVAGALTAVAGAGAVIGGQPAGARTVATTGPVQTSIKWGECPEPAPGAKRDPRQTCGTVKVPLDYRRPGGQTITVAVSRIATAKHGKKRGDLLVNPGGPGLQGLDMPGQMALTLPRGVLDSYDLIGFDARGVGHSTPMSCGLSGDSLLTIFPYPGAGGSIEGNVTTARAVARQCATIGDKLRFFNSANTARDMDRIRQALGARKISYWGQSFGTYLGAVYASLFPRNTDRMVLEGNVDPGKVWAKMLNTWNQGMNDRFPDAARVAAADDAELGLGGTAGEVTDTFLALADRLDRKPATMPGTPVAISGAMLRGVTYQMLQRNEMLAPLTQFWKAAADLSAGKTPADAGVAVLRQILADTPAAKGVPADNQATMVLAMLCGDTTWSREVDSYADATAAARAKYPLSAGMPNNILPCAFWSQKPIEPVVKVTSHGSRNILILQNRRDNATPWAAGRGMHRALGDRAGFLGVEHGGHFVYGTGSTCADKATVAFLIKGTLPAKDVSCAGPRP